One genomic window of Evansella cellulosilytica DSM 2522 includes the following:
- a CDS encoding MerR family transcriptional regulator encodes MEKLYSIQEVSKILGISKDTLRYYDRIGIVTPSREENRYRTYSKNDLIDLMNIQIMQYADFSLEEIRGKLNFHKMDNIDPAYCKEVAEFLDAKNAEIRRKVAHLEKVSRLLDVAAETLRDFNNERDQNLKKIVREIYKNIQKEEVEIPKEGCGEHQS; translated from the coding sequence ATGGAAAAACTTTATTCTATACAAGAGGTTTCGAAAATACTAGGGATTTCGAAGGATACGCTCCGATATTATGATCGGATAGGGATTGTCACGCCCTCTCGGGAAGAGAATCGATACCGCACGTATTCTAAGAACGACCTCATCGACTTGATGAATATTCAAATCATGCAGTATGCAGATTTTTCTCTTGAAGAAATAAGGGGTAAATTAAATTTTCATAAAATGGATAATATAGACCCCGCATACTGCAAAGAGGTTGCTGAGTTCCTCGATGCTAAGAACGCAGAAATTCGTAGAAAGGTTGCTCATCTAGAAAAGGTAAGTCGGTTACTCGACGTCGCAGCAGAAACGCTTAGGGATTTTAATAACGAAAGGGATCAAAATCTGAAAAAGATTGTCCGAGAAATTTACAAGAATATTCAAAAGGAGGAAGTGGAAATTCCTAAGGAAGGTTGTGGTGAACATCAAAGTTAA